From the Acidovorax sp. NCPPB 3576 genome, the window CGCCACAGGCGCGGCCAGCGGGGCCTCGGGCGCGCTGCATGTGGTGGCGCTGGAAGGCGGCATGCAGGTGCAGGACTGCGAGTGGGATGCGGCCGCGCAGGTGCTGCATGCGCGCATCGTGGACGCGCAGCAGGAGGACGCCGGGCCTCTCCTGCACCTTGCGCTGCCGCACCGTGCGGCCGCGCCGGGCGCCGTGGACGCGCTGGCCCGCGCGCTGGCGGGCGAATGGGGGCCGCTGCGCGCGGTGGCCGGGCCGGTGGCGCTGCGCGGCGGCGAGGCGGTGATGCAGCCGCTGGCCCTGCTCACCCACCAGCGCGCCGTGGTGCCGCAGATCGAGCCGCCAGCCGCCCAGCCGCTGGCGCTGCGCACCTGCGCCGATGCGCCCACCCCCTTGCAGGCCCTGCTCGAAGAAACCCTGCAATCGCTGGCCCAGTGGCTGCGCCAGGGCCTGCGCCACCAGCCAGGCGGGCTGGATGCGCGCGCGCAGTCTCAGGCCCGGCAACTGCGGCAAGGCGGCCTGGACCGCGGCGCCGCGCTGCTCGAAAGCCTGGGCGGCCACCTGCGGTCGGCCGACCGCGGACCGCTGCTGGCAGCGCTTTCCACGCTGGCACTGCTGTTGCAGGCCCAAGGCGGCTGAGGCGGCCGCAAGACCGCGCGGGGCGGCCCGCCCCTGCCAGCAGGTGCGGGCGCGTCCGTTGCATGCACGCCGAAGACGGCTGAAAGCCTGCCGAAAGCCGGCGCCTCTTTCCGAATCGACCGTTTCCGCACCAATTTGAATGATAATTATTCTTAATCAAATGGATCCATCTTTCCATCGCTGAGTCCGGCTGCCTTCCGGCCGGCCGGCGGCCTCTTCCTCCTCCTCGCCTTTTCCTTTCCTGCATTTCCATGGTCCACACCCGTTCCGACGCGGCGCGCTCGCCTGCCCACGCCACTGCTTTCCTTCGCCCTTTCCTGCGCCCTTCACTGGCCCGCTCCCCCGCACGCACCCTGTGCCGCTGCGCACTCACGCCGCTGGCGCTGTGCCTGTCGCAGGCCGCCATGGCCCAGGCCAGCGCGGACGCGACGCCGCAACTGCAGGAAGTGCGCATCAACGCCAGCACGGAAAAGGACGTGGGCTTCGCCCCGGTGGAAGCCCAGACGGCCGGCAAGGCGCCCATGCGCCGGCTGGAGACGCCGCAGTCGGTGAGCGTGGTGACGCGCGAGCAGATGGAGTCGCGCCAGATCGCGAACCTGCAGCAGGCGCTGCAGACCGTGGCCGGCGTGAGCCCGGTCAACTTCGGGCGGCGTGGCTTCGACGACATCAACATCCGGGGCTTTCGCTCCACCGAATCCATCCTCATCGACGGCCTGGTGCAAAGCCCCGGCATGTGGACGCGCCTGACGCCCTACGGCTACGAGCGCTTCGAGGTGCTCAAGGGCGCGGCCTCGGTGCTGTACGGCCAGGTGCAGCCCGGCGGCATCGTCAACGCCATCAGCAAGCGGCCCAAGCGCGATGCCTTAAGCGAAGTGGGCGTGGAGGTGGGCAGCTTCGGCCAGCGCACCTTGCAGGCCGACATCAACCGCCCGCTGAACGAGTCGGGCAAGGCGGCGTTCCGCATCAACGCCCAGGTGTCGAACAGCGACGACCCGACCGACTTCATCTACCGGCGCGACCGCTGGATCGCCCCTTCGCTGTCGCTGGACCTGGGCGCGCAGACCGATCTGGTGCTGTTCGCCACCTACAGCCAGAGCGCCTGGATGCGCCAGCAGGGCATCACGCCCTACGGCACGGTGCTGCCCAACCGCAACGGCCCCGTGCGCACCACGCTGTACACGGGCGATCCGAGCTTCGGCGGCTACGACATCGAAAGCACTTCGGTCGGCTACGCGCTGGAGCACCGCTTCTCGCCGCAAATGACGCTGCGCCAGAACGTGCGCTACGAATCGGAGAAGGGCAACGGCAACTTCGTCTCCAACCTGGCGCTGCAGTCCAATCAGCGCCTGCAGAACCGGCAGGCCACGCGCCAGTACCTGGATGACGACATGCTGGCCACCGACACCTCGCTGCTGTCGCAGTTTGCCGCCCTGGGCGTGCAGCACCGCCTGGTGACCGGGCTGGACGCACGCACCAGCCACAGCTGGCAAGGCCAGCGGCGCTGCACCATCGGCGCGCTCGACCTGTTCAACCCGGTGTACGGCGCGGCCACCACCTGCCCGGCCGCCTACACCAGCAACGCGCCTGAAAAGCTTAGCGTGATGGGCCTGTACGCGCAGGACCAGATCAAGTTCAACCCGCAATGGACGGCCCTGGTCGGCCTGCGCCGCGACTGGTCGGACAACCAGATCGACGACCGCCTGGCCAACCGGCAGACGCGCCAGAAGGACTCCGCCACCACCCTGTCGGCCGGGCTGGTGTACGAGTTCACGCCCGGCTGGGCCGCCTACGCCAGCTACGGCGAATCGTTCCTGCCCGTGTCGGGGACCAGTTTCGGCGGCTCGCCCTTCGCGCCGGAGACCGGCAAGCAATGGGAAGCGGGCCTGAAGTACGAGGCGCCCAGCGGCGGGCTCACCGGGGCGCTGGCGCTCTTCGACCTCAAGCGCCGCAACGTCACCACCGCCGACCCGGCCAACACCGGCTTCAGCGTGCAGACCGGCGAGCAGCGCGCGCGCGGGCTGGAGCTGGAAGTGGGCGCCGAACTGCTGCGCAGCCTCAAAGTGACGGGCGCCTACACCTACACCGACACGAAGGTCACGCGCGACAACAACGCCGCCATCGTGGGCCTGCCGCTGAACCTCACGCCGCGCCACACGCTGGCCCTGTGGGCCACCTACAAGCTGCCCCAGATGCC encodes:
- a CDS encoding TonB-dependent siderophore receptor, which gives rise to MVHTRSDAARSPAHATAFLRPFLRPSLARSPARTLCRCALTPLALCLSQAAMAQASADATPQLQEVRINASTEKDVGFAPVEAQTAGKAPMRRLETPQSVSVVTREQMESRQIANLQQALQTVAGVSPVNFGRRGFDDINIRGFRSTESILIDGLVQSPGMWTRLTPYGYERFEVLKGAASVLYGQVQPGGIVNAISKRPKRDALSEVGVEVGSFGQRTLQADINRPLNESGKAAFRINAQVSNSDDPTDFIYRRDRWIAPSLSLDLGAQTDLVLFATYSQSAWMRQQGITPYGTVLPNRNGPVRTTLYTGDPSFGGYDIESTSVGYALEHRFSPQMTLRQNVRYESEKGNGNFVSNLALQSNQRLQNRQATRQYLDDDMLATDTSLLSQFAALGVQHRLVTGLDARTSHSWQGQRRCTIGALDLFNPVYGAATTCPAAYTSNAPEKLSVMGLYAQDQIKFNPQWTALVGLRRDWSDNQIDDRLANRQTRQKDSATTLSAGLVYEFTPGWAAYASYGESFLPVSGTSFGGSPFAPETGKQWEAGLKYEAPSGGLTGALALFDLKRRNVTTADPANTGFSVQTGEQRARGLELEVGAELLRSLKVTGAYTYTDTKVTRDNNAAIVGLPLNLTPRHTLALWATYKLPQMPQITLGAGARYVSEQVGSYPFTLPAYTVADLSIGYAGSNYRITAGVKNVFDKAYYDGAINANVVSPALPRSFSVGLTYFF